In Helianthus annuus cultivar XRQ/B chromosome 8, HanXRQr2.0-SUNRISE, whole genome shotgun sequence, a single genomic region encodes these proteins:
- the LOC110870395 gene encoding extensin-like — protein MDQPLEAPVAPIDPLFDIPADFDMDLVDPEPVMAPEPIVDHDPVLDDARADAPPDMGAPAIAPLVDDIPIADLPVVAPPLMDDPVVDAPLPDPVPVLFYRAPFAAHIDPRYADTHNGWIDDDDDYPPFVLPVTPPVAPVSAPTDIPLFPPHTTDAHRTDLPITFLQDIPPPRLGEGSSRQPPVSAPPMLSSPFPFTSQFPHMTR, from the exons ATGGACCAGCCCTTAGAGGCACCCGTAGCTCCTATTGATCCTTTGTTTGACATCCCTGCTGATTTTGACATGGATCTAGTTGATCCTGAGCCCGTCATGGCCCCCGAGCCTATTGTTGACCATGACCCTGTTCTTGATGATGCCCGGGCCGATGCACCGCCTGATATGGGTGCACCAGCCATTGCACCTcttgttgatgatatacccatTGCTGATCTTCCCGTTGTTGCTCCACCCTTGAtggatgatcctgttgttgatgcACCATTACCCGATCCCGTGCCGGTATTGTTTTaccgtgcaccttttgctgcTCACATAGACCCTCGTTATGCCGACACCCACAACGGGTGGATCGATGACGACGACGATTACCCACCGTTTGTGCTGCCTGTCACTCCCCCAGTAGCACCCGTTTCTGCACCCACTGATATCCCATTGTTTCCCCCACACACCACAGACGCTCATCGCACTGATCTTCCCATTACGTTcctccaggacataccgccacctcgtCTTGGAGAGGGGTCATCGAGGCAGCCGCCTGTTTCTGCTCCACCCATGTTGTCATCACCTTTTCCGTTCACATCTCAGTTTCCTCAt ATGACTAGATAG